In Oncorhynchus mykiss isolate Arlee chromosome 1, USDA_OmykA_1.1, whole genome shotgun sequence, the following proteins share a genomic window:
- the wu:fj16a03 gene encoding uncharacterized protein LOC335475 homolog precursor, producing the protein MRAYLVLLLLLPLCTADYNIECYGEDFLMLRNQLLQCSSRTQQACYTRKTGEKGCARLELCSRSGWKCCYEDRCNA; encoded by the exons ATGAGAGCCTACCTGGTCCTGCTTCTGCTGCTCCCTCTCTGCACAG CCGACTACAACATTGAATGTTACGGCGAGGACTTCCTGATGCTGAGGAACCAGCTCCTACAGTGCTCAAGCAGAACACAGCAGGCCTGCTACACCAGGA AGACTGGGGAGAAGGGCTGTGCTCGGCTGGAGTTGTGCTCTCGATCAGGCTGGAAGTGCTGCTATGAGGACCGCTGCAATGCCTAG